The Planctomycetota bacterium DNA segment CAGTTGTGGCCGGTGGTGGGGCGGAGGTGGGCCGGTGGTGGGCCGGAGCCCACCCTACAGGAGCGCGTCCTTTTCGCGTTCGGCGGCGAGGCGGGCGAGGCCGGCGAGGAGGCCGTGGCGTTCCTGGTCGCGGATCGGGTCGGGGGCGGGCAGGCAGAGTTGTGACTTGCGCATGACGACCGTCTCAAGCCCCTGCTCCTGGGCGGCCTTGGCAGCGAGGCGGGCGAGCCGCTCCGCCTTGCGTTTGCGGTGCAGGCGGCCGTAGTAGCCGGGGTTGCGCTCGCGGAACTGGCGTTGCCGCTCGGTGTTGGACATCGGCGGGTGCGTGCCGCGTGGCTGGAAAACGGGCATTGACTGCATGGTTGCTCCATCGGCGACTTGCGCAAGCGACTCCAGCGCAGGCCGCTTCCCGTCAACACCAAGGTCGCACAACGAACGCTCGACACCGAGTCACATTTGCTCGACGCGGCATAACGATGCGTCGAGCCCACATAACGTTTGCCCGCCACCGCATAACGTTTCTACCGCATCGCATAACGATGCATCGTTGAGGCGGGCTTCGTCATCGAACACCGTTATGCGGCGCCCATCAAACGTTATGCGGACGACAACCTCCGTTATGCATGGAGCGTCAAACGTTATGCGAACGACAGCAATCGTTATGCAACACGGATCGGTGGCACGGGTCGCGTCTGCGAGAGCCGGGAGGAGCGGAGCGTCGGACACGGGTCTGCTCAGAAGCCGACCCGTGCCACCGGCGGATGTCAGATGGCCTCGGCTTGCATGACGGGCAAGGGGCGACTGACGGCGCGGCCGAGGCCGGGGATGAAGCGGCGGAAGAAGTGGGCGGCTTCTTCGTCTTGGCGGTTCAGCGCGAGGACGTGCGTGCCGCGGCCGTGTTCGGCCAGGACGTACTTGCCAAATGCCGAGCCGCCGATGGCGATGTAGCCGACCGCCCCGCCGCCGATCGCGATGAACCCGACGGCCCCGCCTCCGGTCGCGACGATGCCCATGGCTCCGCCGCCGAAGGCGACCAGTCCGACGGCTCCGCCGCCCATCGCAACGCCGCCGATGCTCAAGCCACCCACGGCGAAGACGCCGAACCCGAATCCGAAGAAGCCCGACCGCATCCCGCCCAGATCGAACAAGGGCATCGGCCCGAGGTTCACCCGCGGCAGCACGTCGGGCAGGAAAAAGAACACGAGCATGAAGCCCATGATCGCGACCGTCCCACCGACGCCGATGAGCATCTGTGCACGGTTGACGACGCGTCGGAACTCAGCGGGATCGAACCAGGCGGCGACGTCGGCGGGGAGTCCGGCCTCCTGGACGGCATCGCGGAGCCGGCGGTTTTCCCACTCGAGCTGCTGAAGCCGCTCCGCGAGCTCCTGTGCCGACTTCTGTTCGCCGTCGCCCATGCCGGAACCGTACCAGAGTCGCTCGGCAAGGGGGCTTGGTTGGTGACCGGGCGTGCGGCGTGTAATACTTGGGGAACGCAATGAACCACCTCCTACTGAAGCTTCCTGCACTCGCCCTGCTTGTCGTTGCCGGCTGTACCCAGAGCAGTTCGTCCGATGAGCCGCCGGCCGAGGCTCGGCTGACGCCGAACACGCGGATGCCTGAGCCGGTCAACCTGAAGGCGAACGTGCCGCCGCGCGCCGTCGAGGTCGCCCGCAACGTCGGCGGCTTGACGTACGAGGCGGAGACTGATGGCACGATGTACCTGTACGACTTGCAGGCCAATCAGCGTGTGGCCACGTTCAACGTGCAGACCGGCCAGACCCTGCGCGTCGCGGGCACGGCCAACCGGATTACGCTCGACGGGAACGAGTTGAGTCACGAGGCCAGCCTCTCGCCGGCCAAGACGTACATCGTCTACGTCCTCGGCGTTGGCGGCCCCTCCCAGTCGTCGGCCGCCCCGGCGAGCAACAATCGCCCGCGATTCAGCATTCCGGTCGAAGTCGAAGACGTTGCGAGCGAGTGAGATGAAACACTGTCGCCGTTACCGATTTCTGGAAGGAAGCAGCAGCTACGTAATGGGCGATCACGATTGAAGTGATGCAGCTTCATGCAGCGACCGTGATTTCCGCTGTTTCAGCAGAGTCGCCTGCATCACGTCGTGAAGCTTCACGATTCAGTTCGATGATCGTCTCGAGCGCTTCCTTGATGCTCTTCAGCAGTTCCTCGCGTGTTCTCTCTTGACAGTTCACGCCGGGAACCTCTTCGACCCATCCGATCCACCAGTCGTCGGCCTTCTTCAAGATCGCCGTGTAGGTGTTGGTCATGGGCTCATCGTACTACATGCCCCTCCGCCTCATCGCGGCCGTGGGTGGCTTCCCATGAGGAGTAGCTGCCGGTTGCGAGGTCGCGGAGGAATTGCTCTCGCAGGCGGTGCATTTCGGTTTTGACCTTGTCGCCGAAGTTGTCCAAGACGTGGAGCTGTCGGCTGGTGCGGGGGTTCTTTTTGAACTGGTCGCGTTGGTCGTCGACGAACGTCCAGTACATGTAGTTGAACGGGCACGCGTTCGGGCCGATGCGTTCTTTGGGGTCGTAGCGGCACGGCTTGCAGTAGTCGGACATCTTGTTGATGTAGTTGGCCGACGAGACGTAGGGCTTGGTCGCGATGACGCCATTGTCACTGTTCATGGCCATGCCGATGACGTTGGGGACGGTGACCCAGTCGTGGCTGTCGACGTACATCGCCAGGAACCAGTCGTTGACCGCCTGCGGCGAAAGGCCTGCGAGCGTGGCGAAGTTGCAGATGACCATCAGCCGCTGGATGTGGTGGCTCATGCCGTCTTCCACGACGGCCGTCAGGCTGTCGCTCAGGCAGTGCATGTCCGTGTCGCCGTCCCAGAAGAAATCGGGCAACGGCCGGTCGTCGTCGCGCGGATTGCGGGCTCGATACTCCGGCATGAGCGACCAGTAGATGCCGTAGACGAACTCACGCCAGCCGATGATCTGGCGAATGAACCCCTCGGCCGCGTTGATCGGGACGTCGCCCTTCTTCCACGCCTTTTCAACGCGTTTGCAGAGATCAATCGGCTCGACGAGCCCCGCGTTGATGAGCGGGCTGACGAGCGAGTGGTAAAGCGTCCGCTCGCCGCTGACCATCGCGTCCTCGTAATCGCCGAAGAGTGGGAGGCGGTCCTTGACGAACGTGTCGAACGCCTTTTGGGCAGACTTGCGATCGCAAGGCATGTTGAAGCCGTCGGTCGTGCCGGGGTGATCGGGGAAGCGGCGTTCGACCTCTTTCAGCACCTTTTTCGTGATCTCGTCGGGCTTGTGGACGACGGTCTTTGGGAACTCGTGCCCTTTCGGGGCGGCCTTGCGGTTGAGCTTGTCGTAGTTCCATTCGCCGCCTGCGGGTTTGTCGTCGTCCATGAGCAGGTCGTGCTCGACGCGCATCTGCCGGTAGTAGTGCTCCATCACCGGCCGCTTTCGGCCGCTGAGCCAATTAGCGAAGTGCTGGCGATCGGTCAGGAACAGGCGGTTGGGGAACCACTTGATCGAGACGCCCGGCGTGTCGAACTCCTGGTCGAGCCGATCTGGAACCGTCTCGAGCCAGTTGCGCGTGTGCCACTCGCTCGGCTCGGTGATCCAGATCTCGCGGTTCTTGCGACCCTTGAAGTGGTGCGCGAGCGCGCTGAGCGAATCGCGATAGCCGCGTGGCTTGAAGTCGTAGTGAGCGACCGTGTGACCCGTTGTCTCCAGCTCGTTGGCGAAGTGCCGCATCGCGCTGACGAGGAACGCGATCCGCTTCTTGTGAAACGGAAACATCCGAAAGTTGATGTCGCTCTCGATGAGCAGCACCGGCGAGCCTTCCGGGGCCTCCGCGAGCGACGTCGCGTTCGGGTTGAGCTGGTCCTCGAACAACCAGACCGTCGGCACATCACGCGAACTGCTCATCGTCCGCCGCGATGCAAGCCCGCGACCAACGGGCAGCTTTCACTCAGAATGGCGTCTTGAAGCCCAGTGCC contains these protein-coding regions:
- a CDS encoding type II toxin-antitoxin system HicB family antitoxin translates to MTNTYTAILKKADDWWIGWVEEVPGVNCQERTREELLKSIKEALETIIELNREASRRDAGDSAETAEITVAA
- a CDS encoding cryptochrome/photolyase family protein yields the protein MSSSRDVPTVWLFEDQLNPNATSLAEAPEGSPVLLIESDINFRMFPFHKKRIAFLVSAMRHFANELETTGHTVAHYDFKPRGYRDSLSALAHHFKGRKNREIWITEPSEWHTRNWLETVPDRLDQEFDTPGVSIKWFPNRLFLTDRQHFANWLSGRKRPVMEHYYRQMRVEHDLLMDDDKPAGGEWNYDKLNRKAAPKGHEFPKTVVHKPDEITKKVLKEVERRFPDHPGTTDGFNMPCDRKSAQKAFDTFVKDRLPLFGDYEDAMVSGERTLYHSLVSPLINAGLVEPIDLCKRVEKAWKKGDVPINAAEGFIRQIIGWREFVYGIYWSLMPEYRARNPRDDDRPLPDFFWDGDTDMHCLSDSLTAVVEDGMSHHIQRLMVICNFATLAGLSPQAVNDWFLAMYVDSHDWVTVPNVIGMAMNSDNGVIATKPYVSSANYINKMSDYCKPCRYDPKERIGPNACPFNYMYWTFVDDQRDQFKKNPRTSRQLHVLDNFGDKVKTEMHRLREQFLRDLATGSYSSWEATHGRDEAEGHVVR